The following proteins come from a genomic window of Nautilia profundicola AmH:
- a CDS encoding sensor histidine kinase, protein MAEKKSLRRFLLIYVISTLLLVGIGEWFYYKAKYHSEIDSQISQLSNELKLYLAENKGMLRSLRFSKNYNIGDNIKIAVYKDGTYMFGNFKPMNIKWNREFWINGKNIYYLYTMPKRWGKVDIIVTKSINEEKISELKKQLIIFNVFVVFIVIITAFILGKIFLKPLKSSIEMLEDFIRDATHEMNTPISVILTNIEMLKMKDIESKELQRIEFSAKRLEKIFKDLAFVRLNHKQKKEIISINIKDLIRKRIEIFQTLLENKKISFDKSCEDFYVNADREDMIRLIDNLLSNAIKYSPQNETIHLSLKNGIFCIANKGKIKNLEKITKKFYRENQNEGGFGLGLYIVKKICDYYGFEFNIKNENSFVKTFVKFK, encoded by the coding sequence TTGGCTGAAAAAAAAAGTTTAAGAAGATTTTTATTGATTTATGTTATTTCTACACTTCTACTTGTTGGAATTGGGGAGTGGTTTTATTATAAAGCAAAATACCACAGTGAAATAGATTCACAAATATCTCAGCTTAGTAATGAGCTTAAATTATATCTTGCCGAAAACAAAGGGATGTTAAGAAGTTTAAGATTTTCAAAAAATTATAATATTGGTGATAATATAAAAATAGCCGTTTATAAAGACGGAACATATATGTTCGGAAATTTTAAACCTATGAATATAAAGTGGAATAGAGAGTTTTGGATTAATGGAAAAAACATTTATTATCTTTATACTATGCCCAAACGATGGGGTAAAGTGGATATTATTGTTACAAAATCTATTAATGAAGAAAAAATAAGTGAACTTAAAAAACAACTTATAATATTTAATGTATTTGTTGTGTTTATTGTAATAATAACGGCCTTTATTCTCGGTAAAATATTTCTAAAACCTCTTAAAAGTAGTATTGAAATGCTTGAAGACTTTATCCGTGATGCAACTCATGAAATGAATACTCCTATCAGTGTGATCCTTACAAACATTGAAATGTTGAAAATGAAAGATATTGAATCAAAAGAGCTACAAAGAATTGAATTTTCGGCAAAAAGACTTGAAAAGATCTTTAAAGACCTTGCGTTTGTAAGACTTAATCATAAACAAAAAAAAGAAATAATATCTATTAATATAAAAGATTTAATTAGAAAGAGAATTGAAATATTCCAAACCCTGCTTGAAAACAAAAAAATATCTTTTGACAAATCGTGTGAAGATTTTTATGTAAACGCCGACAGGGAAGATATGATAAGGCTTATCGACAATCTTCTCTCAAACGCTATTAAATATTCGCCTCAAAATGAAACAATCCACCTTTCTCTTAAAAACGGAATATTTTGTATCGCCAATAAAGGAAAAATAAAAAATTTGGAAAAAATTACAAAGAAATTCTACAGGGAAAACCAAAACGAAGGAGGTTTTGGCCTTGGGCTTTATATTGTCAAAAAGATCTGCGATTATTACGGCTTTGAGTTTAATATCAAAAACGAAAACAGCTTTGTTAAAACTTTTGTCAAATTTAAATAG
- a CDS encoding ArsR/SmtB family transcription factor — protein MEDFLKAVSALKDETRIKILKFLLKHNELCVCELEASFNMLQSRLSRHLKILKDAGFLNSKRDGKKVLYSIKPVTGFKKAALEEIENMKINLPNLKECSI, from the coding sequence ATGGAAGACTTTTTAAAAGCCGTATCCGCACTCAAAGATGAAACAAGGATCAAAATATTAAAATTTCTGTTAAAACATAATGAACTTTGCGTATGTGAGCTTGAAGCAAGTTTTAACATGCTTCAGTCCCGTCTTTCAAGACATCTTAAAATTCTTAAAGATGCCGGCTTTTTAAACTCAAAAAGAGATGGGAAAAAAGTCCTTTATTCAATCAAACCTGTTACAGGATTCAAAAAAGCCGCTTTAGAAGAAATTGAAAATATGAAAATAAATTTACCTAATCTTAAAGAATGTTCTATTTAA
- the tdt gene encoding tellurite-resistance/dicarboxylate transporter produces MDYIKNFAPSWFASIMGTGILAISCKLFSEYFSVLLPVSIFLFWFNLFIFFLFLVLWILRWLLFYEKAKDDLFHPIISSFYPTIAVAFLVIAGGYIIILHNTQLAEIFWFLGTLLMIAFAFLIPFIMFSHEKIEISHINPGWYIPPVGLIVIPIAGAFFEPLSTGVYKELITITNFLGYGAGFFLYIALLAIIVYRLILHSPLPGTIAPTLWINLGPIGAGNIALINIISKTSFISVKEPFYIFSLIFWGFGLWWLVMSIIMTIRYIKRAELNYTMSWWAFIFPLGAYTASTYLIGKILHLKIISILGFFIFWLLFFIWCITFFKTFTNIKKIFKG; encoded by the coding sequence ATGGATTATATTAAAAACTTTGCACCTTCCTGGTTTGCAAGTATTATGGGAACAGGCATACTTGCAATCAGCTGCAAACTATTCAGTGAATATTTTTCTGTTTTGTTGCCTGTGTCAATATTTCTTTTTTGGTTCAATCTTTTTATATTTTTTTTGTTTTTGGTTTTATGGATTTTAAGATGGCTCTTATTTTATGAAAAAGCAAAAGACGATCTTTTTCATCCGATTATTTCTTCATTTTATCCGACAATAGCCGTTGCTTTCCTGGTAATAGCAGGAGGTTATATAATAATTCTACATAATACGCAACTTGCAGAAATTTTTTGGTTTCTTGGAACACTATTAATGATTGCTTTTGCCTTTTTAATTCCTTTTATTATGTTTTCACATGAAAAAATAGAAATCAGTCATATAAATCCCGGATGGTACATTCCTCCTGTAGGTCTTATTGTTATTCCCATAGCAGGAGCTTTTTTTGAGCCTTTAAGCACAGGTGTTTATAAAGAACTTATTACAATCACCAATTTTTTAGGGTACGGTGCAGGATTTTTCCTATATATTGCGCTTTTGGCAATTATTGTTTACCGTCTAATACTACATTCTCCACTGCCTGGAACCATTGCTCCTACCTTGTGGATTAATTTAGGACCTATAGGAGCAGGCAATATTGCACTCATAAATATTATCTCAAAAACGTCTTTTATTTCGGTTAAAGAACCTTTTTATATATTCTCACTTATTTTCTGGGGATTCGGATTGTGGTGGCTTGTAATGTCAATTATAATGACAATAAGATATATTAAAAGAGCCGAGCTCAATTACACCATGTCATGGTGGGCGTTTATATTCCCTTTAGGTGCTTATACGGCCTCTACCTATTTAATAGGAAAAATCCTTCATCTTAAAATTATAAGTATTTTGGGATTTTTTATTTTTTGGTTATTATTTTTTATATGGTGTATTACTTTTTTTAAAACATTTACAAATATAAAAAAAATATTCAAAGGCTAA
- a CDS encoding DUF2202 domain-containing protein, whose amino-acid sequence MKRVIIPVMAAFLSMPLFANTPVSPVERAVLDIQKSVLSIREKKDLLHMREEEKLARDVYLTLYKKWKLPVFKNIAKSESWHMHMIKIVLDKYNLPDPVAETGDRVGVFKDVKLQKLYNQLVSQGERSLIDALKVGAKIEDVDIYDLQKALENTDNKDISIVYQNLEKGSRNHMRAFVGILRRYGSDYTPQFITLQEFNAILAKKHEAGMVNFANSSSNVIEGEVVKVYKLPGIVNKKINWWMIDVKTNNGIVKVAVTTDFLYKSLNIKPGDTVTVKGYSGIYSFVTCEIEDKTSGFKLQNRFKRCKIQ is encoded by the coding sequence ATGAAAAGAGTAATTATTCCTGTAATGGCTGCTTTTTTAAGTATGCCGTTATTTGCAAACACACCGGTTTCTCCGGTAGAAAGAGCGGTTCTTGATATACAAAAATCGGTTCTTAGCATAAGGGAGAAAAAAGATCTTTTACATATGAGAGAAGAAGAAAAACTTGCACGAGATGTATATCTTACACTGTATAAAAAATGGAAACTGCCGGTATTTAAAAATATAGCAAAAAGCGAAAGCTGGCATATGCATATGATAAAAATAGTGCTTGATAAATACAACCTGCCTGATCCAGTAGCTGAGACGGGCGACAGGGTAGGTGTGTTTAAAGACGTTAAACTTCAAAAACTTTACAATCAGCTTGTATCACAGGGAGAGAGAAGTCTGATAGACGCTTTGAAAGTCGGAGCGAAAATCGAGGATGTAGATATTTACGATTTGCAAAAAGCTCTGGAAAATACCGACAATAAAGACATCTCAATCGTATATCAAAACCTTGAAAAAGGAAGCCGCAACCATATGAGGGCGTTTGTGGGAATCTTAAGAAGATACGGAAGTGATTATACGCCACAGTTTATCACACTGCAGGAATTTAACGCGATACTCGCAAAAAAACACGAAGCCGGGATGGTAAACTTTGCTAATTCATCTTCAAATGTAATAGAAGGAGAGGTTGTGAAAGTTTATAAACTTCCAGGGATTGTTAATAAAAAAATCAATTGGTGGATGATAGACGTAAAAACGAATAATGGAATAGTAAAAGTTGCTGTAACTACGGACTTTTTATATAAAAGCTTGAATATAAAACCGGGAGATACCGTAACCGTAAAAGGTTACAGCGGTATTTACAGTTTCGTAACATGTGAAATTGAAGATAAAACAAGCGGATTTAAACTCCAAAACAGATTTAAAAGGTGCAAAATTCAGTGA
- a CDS encoding DUF4405 domain-containing protein: protein MKRKWIDLLLFYATVMIIISGIVLYIMPHGRVAYFTGWKFLGVDKDGWDNIHVIFGFLMVIVAVWHIVINWKVMKKYLLQKESVFALLITAVVTVGTVANIQPFKSVSDLEEMIKDSWDVNNKAIPISHGELMSLKEFCERLNINLDVAVKKLKSKNFTFSVNDTLKTIAKNNNTTPADIYEIIKNAKTVTAMPGSGYGKMTLEEVCKKEGINVNECLNKLQNKGIKAGPKETLREIAFPNGVTPVDIIDMIKK from the coding sequence ATGAAAAGAAAATGGATAGATCTTTTACTCTTTTACGCAACGGTTATGATAATCATAAGCGGTATAGTTTTGTACATTATGCCGCACGGCCGTGTTGCGTATTTTACGGGATGGAAGTTTTTGGGCGTTGATAAAGACGGCTGGGATAACATACACGTAATTTTCGGATTTTTAATGGTAATAGTAGCCGTGTGGCATATTGTAATTAACTGGAAGGTTATGAAAAAATACCTGCTTCAAAAAGAGTCTGTCTTTGCTCTTTTGATTACGGCGGTTGTTACCGTGGGTACTGTTGCAAACATACAGCCGTTTAAGAGTGTGAGCGATCTTGAAGAGATGATAAAAGACTCTTGGGATGTGAATAACAAGGCTATTCCTATCTCACACGGTGAGCTTATGAGTCTTAAAGAGTTTTGCGAAAGACTGAATATCAACCTTGATGTGGCGGTTAAAAAATTAAAAAGTAAAAATTTCACATTCAGCGTAAATGATACGCTTAAAACAATCGCCAAAAACAACAACACCACACCTGCGGATATTTACGAAATTATCAAAAACGCCAAAACCGTAACCGCAATGCCCGGCAGCGGATACGGTAAAATGACACTCGAAGAAGTGTGTAAAAAAGAGGGAATCAATGTGAACGAATGCCTGAACAAACTGCAAAATAAAGGCATTAAGGCAGGTCCTAAAGAGACGTTAAGAGAAATAGCGTTTCCTAACGGAGTGACACCGGTTGATATTATCGATATGATTAAAAAATAG
- a CDS encoding ferritin-like domain-containing protein: MKFLAFILLAVNLFALTPQEKNALEYMYQEEKLARDVYYELGKLYPNVRVFNIYRSEIMHENSVANVLKHYRVPLPVRGDRVGEFANPELQKLYNVLMAKGKKSLKDALEVGIMVEVTDVEDLDKYLNSVTSPDVIALFKFLRAGSYNHYNGFNRTLMAITGKGACQLMDSRWCKNYPFQRGIGRYYRNYYWFAGSGIMRR; encoded by the coding sequence ATGAAATTTTTGGCGTTTATTCTTTTGGCGGTTAATCTTTTCGCACTTACACCGCAGGAGAAAAATGCACTTGAATATATGTATCAGGAAGAAAAACTGGCACGTGACGTTTATTACGAGCTTGGAAAATTATATCCGAATGTGAGGGTTTTTAATATCTATCGCTCAGAAATAATGCACGAAAACAGCGTTGCAAACGTACTGAAGCATTACAGAGTGCCTCTTCCTGTAAGAGGGGACAGAGTTGGTGAATTTGCAAACCCGGAGCTTCAAAAACTGTATAACGTACTGATGGCAAAAGGTAAAAAATCACTGAAAGACGCACTCGAAGTGGGTATTATGGTTGAGGTTACGGATGTGGAGGATTTGGATAAATATTTAAATTCCGTTACTTCACCTGACGTAATTGCTTTGTTTAAATTTTTAAGAGCCGGAAGCTATAATCATTACAACGGATTCAACAGAACTCTTATGGCAATTACCGGTAAGGGCGCTTGTCAGCTGATGGATAGCAGATGGTGTAAAAATTATCCGTTTCAAAGAGGTATCGGAAGATATTACAGAAATTACTACTGGTTTGCAGGCAGTGGAATTATGAGAAGATAA
- a CDS encoding ammonium transporter — protein MDFAWVIDTFFALFAFTLIILMVPGFAMLEAGLVRTKNVTAVLTVNTMIYIVASLVFFLWGYTLAFGGWDGSSMSMYAAFLFQMAFVGKTVNIMSGGVSERTRIVPLAIFTLFMAGLIYPLVVNWTWGANMLSGSILDISSMHDLAGSTVIHSTGAWALLAAILIIGPRKGRYTKDGKVRVIPASNIPLVVLGALLLWIGWFGFNGGSVGSISSKENADTVALVVMNTNNAGLIGGLVVMILGYLKYRKFDITMILNGALGGLVAITAGADVVSPYAALIIGAIGGALVFYAVPFFDKLKIDDPVGALSVHLVNGIWGTIATGIWGSGVSLAAQIKGVVVVAVFAFVASYIIIFVINKITKFRTDEDNEVEGLDVSECGIESYPEFKRAI, from the coding sequence ATGGACTTTGCATGGGTAATTGATACCTTTTTCGCACTATTTGCGTTTACTCTTATTATTCTAATGGTTCCCGGCTTTGCAATGCTTGAAGCCGGACTTGTAAGAACAAAAAACGTAACTGCGGTGCTTACAGTAAACACAATGATTTATATCGTGGCAAGCCTTGTGTTTTTCCTATGGGGATATACATTGGCTTTTGGTGGATGGGACGGTAGCAGCATGAGCATGTATGCGGCGTTTCTTTTCCAAATGGCATTCGTTGGTAAAACCGTAAACATCATGAGCGGCGGTGTAAGTGAGAGAACAAGAATAGTGCCTCTTGCAATATTCACACTGTTTATGGCGGGATTGATTTATCCGCTTGTAGTTAACTGGACATGGGGTGCTAATATGCTTAGCGGCTCAATCCTTGATATTTCAAGTATGCATGATTTAGCGGGAAGTACAGTAATCCACTCAACAGGTGCGTGGGCGCTTCTTGCGGCTATTTTAATTATCGGACCGAGAAAAGGAAGATACACAAAAGACGGAAAAGTAAGAGTTATTCCTGCAAGTAATATTCCTCTTGTTGTACTTGGTGCTTTACTGTTATGGATCGGATGGTTCGGATTTAACGGTGGAAGTGTAGGTAGCATTTCAAGTAAAGAAAATGCCGATACTGTTGCGTTAGTTGTAATGAATACAAACAATGCTGGTCTGATAGGCGGACTTGTTGTAATGATTTTGGGATATCTTAAATACAGAAAATTCGATATTACTATGATTTTAAACGGTGCTCTTGGAGGACTTGTGGCAATTACAGCAGGTGCTGATGTGGTTAGTCCTTATGCAGCGCTTATTATCGGTGCAATAGGCGGAGCTCTTGTATTTTATGCGGTTCCTTTCTTTGACAAACTAAAAATCGACGATCCTGTAGGTGCTCTTTCAGTTCACCTTGTAAACGGTATCTGGGGTACTATTGCAACAGGTATCTGGGGAAGCGGCGTTAGTTTGGCGGCTCAAATCAAAGGTGTTGTGGTTGTGGCTGTATTTGCATTTGTTGCATCATATATTATTATTTTTGTAATTAACAAAATCACTAAATTCAGAACCGATGAAGACAACGAAGTTGAAGGACTTGACGTTAGCGAATGCGGGATTGAAAGTTATCCTGAATTTAAAAGGGCTATTTAA
- a CDS encoding P-II family nitrogen regulator, translating into MKKIEAVIKPFKLDDVKEALLEIGIHGMTISEVKGHGRQQGHAELYRGAEYIVDFLPKVKIELVVADDDVEKVIETISESARTGKIGDGKIFVSPVEKVIRIRTGEEDEEAI; encoded by the coding sequence ATGAAAAAAATCGAAGCGGTAATCAAGCCTTTTAAACTTGATGATGTTAAAGAAGCACTGCTTGAAATAGGAATTCACGGTATGACAATCAGTGAAGTAAAAGGTCACGGAAGACAACAAGGACATGCGGAGCTTTACAGAGGTGCGGAGTATATCGTAGATTTTCTGCCGAAAGTAAAAATCGAACTTGTAGTAGCTGACGATGATGTTGAAAAAGTTATTGAAACTATCAGTGAATCAGCAAGAACAGGGAAAATCGGAGACGGTAAAATTTTCGTAAGCCCTGTTGAGAAAGTTATCAGAATCAGAACAGGTGAAGAAGACGAAGAAGCGATATAG
- the purT gene encoding formate-dependent phosphoribosylglycinamide formyltransferase, with product MRLSTPLKSNSVKIMLLGSGELGKEVAIEANRLGCEVIAVDRYPNAPAMLVAQKSYVIDMKNKEQVLDVIRREKPDYVLPEIEAINIDALFTAEKEGIHVIPNAEAVNKTMNRKNIRVFAAEELGLKTSKYEFVSTYEDLKEACDRLGYPVVVKPIMSSSGHGQSIVKSPEEVITAWEFAKEDARGSADELIVEEFIHFDYEITLLTAKNDNEIVFCPPIGHIQSGGDYIFSWQEMEMSETALNKAKEIARKIVEGLGGRGIFGVELFVKGDEVYFSEVSPRPHDTGLVTLITQSQSEFALHIRAVLNLPLGFEFLTPGASAAFKADKDSYTPEFEIDPAVFRVNSRFIVFGKPEAHPGRRMGVLLVSDKEAKEALKQAELLIQKVKIL from the coding sequence ATGAGATTATCCACACCTCTTAAATCAAACTCTGTTAAGATAATGCTTCTTGGAAGCGGCGAGCTTGGAAAAGAAGTGGCGATTGAGGCAAACCGCCTCGGATGTGAAGTAATCGCCGTAGACAGATATCCAAACGCACCTGCAATGCTTGTAGCTCAAAAATCATACGTAATCGATATGAAAAACAAAGAGCAGGTTCTTGACGTCATAAGACGCGAAAAGCCAGATTACGTACTGCCGGAAATAGAAGCTATAAATATTGACGCGCTTTTTACAGCGGAAAAAGAAGGAATACACGTAATCCCAAACGCCGAAGCCGTAAATAAAACAATGAACAGAAAAAACATAAGGGTATTCGCAGCCGAAGAGCTTGGGCTTAAAACTTCAAAATATGAATTCGTATCAACCTATGAAGACCTTAAAGAGGCATGCGACAGACTCGGATATCCTGTGGTTGTAAAGCCTATTATGAGTTCATCGGGTCATGGTCAGAGCATCGTAAAAAGTCCTGAAGAAGTAATTACGGCATGGGAATTCGCAAAAGAGGATGCCAGAGGAAGCGCGGATGAATTGATAGTTGAAGAATTTATCCACTTTGATTATGAAATTACACTTCTTACAGCCAAAAACGATAATGAAATAGTTTTCTGTCCACCTATCGGACACATACAAAGCGGCGGGGATTATATCTTCTCATGGCAGGAAATGGAAATGAGCGAAACGGCTCTAAATAAAGCCAAAGAAATCGCACGTAAAATCGTAGAGGGTCTTGGAGGCAGAGGAATATTCGGAGTTGAACTTTTCGTAAAAGGAGATGAGGTTTATTTCAGCGAAGTTTCCCCTCGTCCGCACGATACGGGACTTGTAACTTTAATTACGCAGTCTCAAAGTGAATTTGCCCTTCATATAAGAGCCGTTCTTAACCTGCCTTTAGGATTTGAATTTTTAACTCCTGGTGCCAGCGCGGCGTTTAAGGCTGACAAAGATTCATACACGCCGGAATTTGAAATAGATCCTGCGGTGTTTAGGGTTAATTCAAGATTCATCGTATTCGGAAAACCGGAGGCACATCCGGGAAGAAGAATGGGAGTGCTTTTGGTAAGCGACAAAGAGGCGAAAGAAGCCCTTAAACAGGCCGAACTTTTAATTCAAAAAGTTAAGATTTTATAA
- a CDS encoding FeoA family protein — MRLNELKIGDEAVVKKVYAKEPLKSRLFAFGIAKGQKVKVLKHTLAKNTFEIEIGNTKVALRDEEAAEVEVE; from the coding sequence ATGAGACTTAACGAATTAAAAATAGGTGATGAAGCCGTTGTTAAAAAAGTATATGCGAAAGAACCTTTAAAAAGCCGTCTGTTTGCATTCGGAATTGCAAAAGGGCAGAAAGTAAAAGTTCTTAAACACACACTTGCAAAAAACACTTTTGAAATAGAAATAGGCAATACCAAAGTCGCCCTTCGCGATGAAGAGGCGGCTGAAGTGGAAGTGGAATAA
- the feoB gene encoding ferrous iron transport protein B, whose translation MKEIVVALVGQPNVGKSHLINSISGAQLHVGNFSGVTVEKKEVEFVRGDYKLKFIDLPGTYSLHTYTPEEEVTKKFLFNEKYDLILNVLDSNQLEKNLTLTWQLSDLQKPMVVAFNMYDEFAREGGEIDTDKFSRLTNILAQNVSAKENFGLEELFEKVIKTYEEKNIPKVYYSEIVEEEIENLKRKIKSCEFSKRFVAVRLLEDDEDMYKFVHEKPWFVDIMNTLKNAKERLRVEFDEDDTKTVLFEERLALAKGIVTQVAKKAKKETLTEKVDKILIHPILGLPLFLFIMWAIFQATFSIGAIPMEYIDKAFSAFGMSLSHVLPKGIVSEAIINGVIPAVGAVVMFLPNILILFLGINLLEQTGYMARAAYIMDGVLKRFGLQGRAFIPLVSGFGCSVPAYMAARTLKNPKDRLITMLVIGFMSCGARLPVYVLLVSAFFRPEIQGNVLFAIYIGGALTGLVVAKILREVLFKGEPEPFVMELPKYRFPKLKGILFDLWIKSKLYLKKAGTFIATASLIVWILSSFPRAGIEQKYEELIAKNPSQKTELVEKMNREILQNSYLADIGKFIEPVFKPLGLTWREDVSLIAGLAAKEVVVSTLSVLYGGKSDSSKETVEVIRANMTFTAAVAMIIIIMFYSPCLAAMGTFWAEVPQWQWRIFYTIYPNVFAYIAAFIGVSLIKVFS comes from the coding sequence ATGAAAGAAATAGTTGTAGCGCTGGTAGGACAGCCGAACGTCGGAAAGAGCCATCTTATCAATTCGATTTCGGGAGCTCAGCTTCATGTGGGAAATTTCAGTGGTGTAACCGTTGAGAAAAAAGAAGTCGAATTTGTAAGAGGAGATTATAAACTCAAATTCATAGACCTGCCGGGTACATATTCTCTTCATACATACACACCCGAAGAAGAAGTTACGAAGAAGTTTTTATTTAACGAAAAATATGATTTAATTTTGAATGTTCTTGATTCAAACCAGCTTGAAAAGAATCTGACTCTTACATGGCAGCTTAGTGATCTTCAAAAACCGATGGTTGTGGCTTTTAACATGTATGATGAATTTGCCAGGGAAGGCGGAGAAATTGATACCGATAAATTTAGCAGACTTACAAACATCCTGGCTCAAAACGTCTCGGCAAAAGAAAACTTCGGACTTGAGGAGCTTTTTGAAAAGGTAATAAAAACATACGAAGAAAAAAACATCCCGAAAGTCTACTATAGTGAAATAGTCGAAGAAGAAATTGAAAATTTAAAAAGAAAAATAAAATCATGCGAATTTTCAAAGCGTTTTGTTGCCGTAAGGCTTCTTGAAGATGATGAGGATATGTATAAATTCGTGCATGAAAAGCCATGGTTTGTTGATATTATGAACACCCTTAAAAATGCAAAAGAAAGACTGAGGGTGGAATTTGACGAAGACGATACCAAAACAGTGCTTTTTGAAGAGAGGCTGGCACTTGCAAAAGGTATAGTGACTCAGGTTGCCAAAAAGGCTAAAAAAGAAACACTTACCGAAAAAGTGGATAAGATTTTAATACATCCGATTTTGGGACTGCCTCTGTTTTTGTTTATTATGTGGGCGATATTTCAGGCCACGTTTTCAATCGGTGCGATTCCGATGGAGTATATCGACAAGGCGTTCAGTGCGTTTGGGATGAGTCTATCACATGTGCTTCCTAAAGGCATAGTCAGTGAAGCGATTATAAACGGGGTTATTCCGGCTGTTGGTGCTGTTGTAATGTTTTTACCGAATATCCTTATACTCTTTTTAGGTATCAACCTGTTAGAACAGACCGGTTACATGGCAAGAGCTGCATATATAATGGACGGCGTGCTTAAAAGATTCGGACTTCAGGGAAGGGCGTTTATCCCGCTGGTTTCCGGATTTGGATGTTCGGTGCCTGCGTATATGGCGGCAAGAACGCTTAAAAACCCGAAAGACAGACTCATTACAATGCTTGTGATCGGATTTATGAGCTGCGGGGCGAGGCTTCCTGTTTATGTGCTTTTGGTAAGTGCGTTTTTCAGACCCGAAATTCAGGGTAACGTGCTTTTTGCAATCTATATCGGCGGAGCTCTTACCGGGCTTGTTGTAGCTAAGATTTTAAGAGAGGTTTTATTCAAAGGCGAGCCTGAACCGTTTGTAATGGAGCTTCCTAAATACAGGTTTCCGAAACTTAAAGGTATTCTTTTTGATTTATGGATAAAAAGCAAACTTTATCTTAAAAAAGCGGGTACGTTTATTGCGACAGCAAGTTTGATTGTTTGGATTTTGAGTTCGTTCCCGAGAGCCGGAATTGAACAAAAATACGAAGAGCTTATTGCGAAAAACCCGTCACAGAAAACAGAACTTGTAGAAAAAATGAACAGAGAAATACTGCAAAACTCATATCTTGCGGATATAGGTAAATTTATCGAGCCCGTATTTAAACCTTTGGGGCTTACATGGAGAGAAGATGTGTCATTAATTGCCGGGCTGGCGGCAAAAGAGGTTGTGGTTTCGACATTAAGCGTCCTGTACGGAGGCAAAAGCGATTCGTCAAAAGAGACGGTTGAGGTTATAAGGGCGAACATGACTTTCACCGCTGCGGTTGCTATGATTATAATTATTATGTTTTATTCACCGTGCCTTGCGGCAATGGGGACGTTCTGGGCTGAGGTGCCGCAGTGGCAGTGGAGGATATTTTATACAATTTATCCGAATGTATTTGCTTATATAGCCGCATTTATCGGGGTTAGCTTAATCAAAGTCTTCTCCTGA